Below is a genomic region from Lusitaniella coriacea LEGE 07157.
TACGGCTTTGCAGCAGCGCGGTTGTAACGTTATTTTGCTCGAACGGGGAACCTTGCGAGGGCGGGATCAGGAGTGGAATATTTCTCGTGAGGAGTTGGGGGTACTGCTGGAGTTAGAGTTGTTGAGTAAAGAAGAATTGGAACGCGCGATCGCGACAGAGTACAATCCCGCGCGAGTAACCTTTCACCAAGGCTGCGAAATTTGGGTCAACGACGTTCTCAACATCGGTGTCGATCCTGTTTTTCTTCTGGAAACCCTCAAACAAAAATTCCTCGCCGCAGGGGGAGATTTATTAGAAAAGACTCCCTTTAAAAGCGCGATCGTTTATCCCGATGGGGTTTTAATTAGCGCCGGAGAACAGTCCTTTACCACCCGTTTGCTCGTCGATGGCATGGGACACTTTTCCCCGATTGCCCAACAAGCTAGAAAGGGCGAAAAACCAGAAGGGGTCTGCTTGGTGGTAGGGAGTTGCGCGCGCGGCTACGAGGAGAACGAGACAGGGGATCTGATCGCCTCCTTCACCCCCATCCAAAATCAATGCCAGTACTTCTGGGAAGCCTTTCCCGCCAGGGATGGCAGGACAACCTATCTCTTTACCTACGTCGATCCCCATCCCGATCGCGTCAGCCTCGAATTTCTCATGGATGAGTATTTGCGCCTGCTGCCCGAATATCAAAACGTCGCGCGATCGCGCCTAGACTTCCAACGCTTTCTCTTCGGTTTCTTTCCCGCCTACCGCAAAACCCCCCTGCGCGTTCCCTGGGATCGCGTCCTCCCCATCGGCGACAGTAGCGGCGCGCAATCTCCCGTGAGCTTTGGCGGATTCGGTTCGATGGTACGCCACCTCAAACGCCTCACCCTCGGCATCGAAGAAGCCCTACAAAGCGATTGTTTAACCAAAGAGGCACTAGACCTCCTTCAGCCCTATCAGCCCAATATCTCCGTTTCCTGGCTCTTTCAGCGAACCATGAGCGTCCCGGTCGATCGCGCGGTTTCCCCCAATCGGATCAATGAACTGATGAGCGGCGTATTTGAAGTCATGGATCGATTAGGCGACGACGTTCTCAAACCTTTTTTACAGGATGTCATTCAGTTTCCCGCACTCACCAAAACCCTCCCTCGCGTCAACCCCCAACTCGTACTCCCATTCCTACCTCAAATTGGCGTACCCATGCTTGCAGATTGGTTGGGACATTACCTCAATTTAGGGCTGTATAGCACCCTATCTTCCGTTGGCGATCGCGCGGACAAACTCGGACTCCACCAATACGCCCAAAAACTCTCCCCCCAAAAGCAATACTACTATCACCGTTGGTTGGATGCCTGGAAATATGGTTCGGGAGGAGATTTTTGATGACGGGGAAACAGGAGGATAGGATGATAGGGAGAAAAGAAACCCTAAAACTCATATTTCGCCCTTTGAAGAGTTGCGCTCAGGTGTACGAATTTCTGGTCATAAATATATGACTTACCACAAATTAAATGCTATTTTCATGCTACAAGAAAAATTTTTCTGAGAGTTTACCCTGATGAACAACCCAGCACGTTCAACGTCTCAAAATCCGCCACCTTCAAACAGTTTCTTCTCCAGGTTTACCCGATGGCACATCTTTTATCTAGGGACGGCTGTTGGCGCAGTTCTTACTGCTTGTGTACTTTCTGCGGGGGGCTATGCCTACCTTCGTTTCACTCAGGATGCCATCTCAGTGAAAAACGGTCAGGTGAGCATCGCCGAGAACAACCCGACGAACACTACCCATACGGAAGATAATCCAGCTCCCAAGGGAAAGAAAATCGCCACTGCCGATGGTAATGGTGTTGCCGTTGGTAGCGGCGATGATTCTGACATCAGTCGCGATCACACCAACTCGCTCAATGGAAACAATAACGATTTTGTGGGGGGCGACCGCACCACCTCGTCCAGTGGACATAACAGCCCATCAATCACAGGCGAGACTATCACCGTTTTCTACAACAACAACCGTGAGCTGCCTGGATTTGATAAAAACTCCGGTTTTACCGCGCCCCCTTCAGATTTGAGTAAATACTCAAAAGCCAGCGACTTACAGCCCGATTCTTTCATGAAGCAGTCTTCTGCCAAAAATCTTGAATTTGAGACGGAAGAGATTGTCATTGGAGGAAAGATTTATCAATCCTTCTTCCAAGTGGATCGCTACGCCGATAATAGTCGCTTCGTCTTTAAATTAGATGGCCAACAGAAAGCGGCACTCTTGCAATTTGGTTTACCCGATTTAACCTCGGGTGATACCAGTACTGGAGTTTATCTCGTTAAGATTTACGCTGATGGCAAACTGCTTTGGGCGGGAGAATGCCAGCGCAGTCAAAGTCGTCAGATTATTTCCGTCCCGATCGATATTCCTGGGGCAACGGCTTTGAGGATCGAAGTGACGAGTAATGGAAGTAATCCAACTTCCCTATATTTCACGGAAGCTCAGTTATTAAGAGGCTCTTAAGAAGCGCCTAATAGAAACAATCACGATTGGATATGACCGTTGTTCACCATATTATGTTCGGGAGAGCCGAAATTCAAAAGATATGTCAATGAATTTTCAGTCAAAAATATCATTCCTAGCTGTCTTCGGATTACTTGTATCATTAACAAGTGGATGTTCATTTTTTGAAAAAAGTGTTAATTTTCCTGCTTCTCGTCTCAAGATCGAGATCCAAGATTTGCAACTGGATTCAACAAACAAGAAAAATCTTAAAGTAGTTACCTATGCAGAAACAAAAGATTTAAAAAAGGAAAAAGAAAGTATTAGAATTCCACAATATTCTAATGGATACACAACCATTATAGCTGTTAAGTCAAATGATACAGTTAAGTTAATGGATTTTTTTGTTACAGATGTCAATGCAACGACTTATATTACTTCAACAGCCTCAACTGCGAAATTCACAATTGTAATTCCAAACTACTAATATCCAGTAAAAAATGAGTCAAGCTGTTATTAAATTTTCCTCAGAAGACTGTGGAATTTGCCACAAAATGTCCTTCTACGACCAAAAAGTCGCAACAGAGTTGGACTTAGACTTTATTGATGTCAAAATGCAAGACACCCAAACCTATCGCAAGTATCGTCAGATTCTCCTGGCGCAATACCCCAACAAAGAAGGAATGGGATGGCCCACTTACTTGATTTGCGACTCGCCAGAGGGTGATTTTAAGATTTTAGGGGAAGTCAAAGGCGGACATCCCAAAGGCGAATTTCGCGATCGACTCAAGTCCGTTCTCGCCAGCGCGTCCGATCTTTAAGTGCTTGCCACAAAGCACAAAAAAGGTGTTAAATTCGGTTGAAGCTTCTTTCGTCAGTATCATATTGCCTTGAAGCACTATCCTCGTTGGGCTATTGTCTCCCTTATGGCTAATGGACTTTTTTTGCTCGCGATCGCGTACCTCTTGCAGCGCGAGCAGCAATTGCCGACGATCGCGCAAATTAGTGCGTCTCTCCCTTCAACCCACCTCTTAGCGCAACCGCCCCAAGCTAATATCCCTGACGTTGGGGAACAGTACAAATTAAGCTATCAACAGTGGGTCACATTACTCGAACAAGAAGCAATAGTCGCCGCGCAAAATAAACAAGAGAATCTGTTCGTCCTCCTGGGAGACTCCATTAGTCTTTGGTTTCCCCAAGAAATGCTCCCCACCGATAAAGACTGGCTCAATCAAGGAATTTCGGGAGAAACGACAAGAGGTTTACTGGGACGTTTGGCACTGCTCGACGAAACCGAACCCAAAGCAATCTTTATTATGATCGGGATCAACGATCTGATTAAGGGAGTCAAAGACGAGACAGTTGTTGCCAACCAATTACTCATTGTTCGCTATCTCAAACAGGTTCATCCCAACTCAACGATTATCCTGCAATCGATTTTGCCCCATAGCGCCGACAAAGCCACATGGGAAGGGCGCGATCGCCTGCTGGCGCTTCCCAACCAGCGCATTCGAGGGATTAATCAACGGTTGCGCGCGATCGCGCAAGCAGAAGACATCCTCTTTCTCGATCTCTACCCCCTCTTTGCCGACGAAAGAGGCAACCTCAGAACAGAATTCAGCACAGACGGACTACACCTCAGCCAACAAGGATACATTCTCTGGCAAACCGCACTCCAAGTTTTCATTCAAGCCAAACTCGATTCAAAATAATTTAAAAAATACAATGGACACAAAAGCTTTCAAACGCGCCCTCAACAACTCCGAACGCTATCACCGCAAAGGATTCGGACATCAAGAAGATGTCACCCTAACCCTCAACGCCGAATACCAAAGTCCCCTCATTCAAGAAATTCGCAACAACCACTACCAACTCAAACGGGGACAAGTCACCATCAAACTCGCCGAATCCTTCGGCTTCTGTTGGGGAGTCGAACGCGCCGTCGCAATGGCATACGAAACCCGCCAGCACTTTCCCCAGGAACAAATTTGGATCACCAACGAAATCATTCACAACCCCTCCGTCAACCAACGCCTGCGAGAAATGAACGTCAGTTTCATCGCCGTTAACGACGGACACAAAGACTTTTCTGTTGTTGGCGAAGGAGATGTCGTTATTTTGCCCGCCTTTGGTGCCAGCGTCAGCGAAATGCAACTCCTCAACGATCGCGGCTGCACCATCGTAGACACCACCTGTCCTTGGGTATCAAAGGTTTGGAACTCCGTCGAAAAACACAAAAAACGCAACTACACCTCGATCATTCACGGCAAATACAACCACGAAGAAACCATCGCTACCAGTTCCTTCGCCGATACCTACCTCGTCGTCCTCAACTTAGACCAAGCCAACACCGTCGCCGATTATATCCTCAACGGCGGCAACAAAGACGAATTTTTAGCCCAGTTTAAAAACGCCCATTCCCAAGGCTTCGATCCCGATCGCGATCTCGACTGCATCGGCATCGCCAACCAAACCACCATGCTCAAAAGCGAAACCGAACAAATCGGCAAACTCTTCGAGCATACCATGCTCAAAAAATACGGGCCCACCGCCCTCAACGACCACTTCATGAGCTTCAACACCATTTGCGACGCAACCCAAGAACGGCAAGATGCCATGTTCGATCTCGTCAAAGAAGAATTAACCCTCATGGTTGTCATTGGCGGCTACAACTCCTCCAACACCACCCACCTCCAGGAAATCGCCACAGAACGACAAATTCCCTCCTACCACATCGATAGCGCCCATCGCATCGACCCTCCCAATAATCGCGTCGAACACAAACCCCTGGGGAAAGATCTAGAACTGCAAGAAAATTGGCTTCCAGAGGGAGAAATTGTTGTCGGCGTTACTTCTGGCGCATCCACCCCCGATAAAGTCGTCGAAGAAGCCATCGAAAAAATCTTTGAGGTAAAAGCGATCGCGGCAAAAGCCAATGCCTCCGTCGGCGTATAAAATTGATACACTTGAAGGAGCAACGCTACGGGAAATCCAGCGATATGAGTTCGGGGTTCTAAATTCAGAATTCACAACTGATAACTGATATAGCAGTCGCCAGAACAGTTAGGACAACAGCCAAAGCTGAAACCTTGACCCTCCAAGCCTTTCCCTTCTGCCCTCTGCCCTCTGCCTTTTGCTATGACTGATAACTGAAGTGAGCGATCCCTTCCAAGAAAAACGGTTGAAACACTTACAGATGTATCTGTATTTTGTTCCAGTGGCGGGCATCTTCCCCGCCTTGTGGACGCTATTGCGTAAAGGAGGAGATCGCGAACAGCGTTCGGCAAGTCGCCTCGCCATTACCCTCGCCCTCACATGGTTCCTCGCCTACAGTTTACTCTCCACCGGAGCCACCCAAACCACCGAACTCTTAAAATTTCGCCTGCTCTTTATCGACGGCTTGCTCACCTCCGGCTACTTCCTGACGTGTTTGGGCTTAATGCTACGGGTGTGGCGACGCAAATCTCCTCGATTGCCGGGAATCAGCAAACTTGCCGAACGGACAATGGGCAAACATTCTTCCTAAATAAGTTCGGATAACCCTACCCCGTCAGAAGATAAACCCATCAATGCTAAACTTTGCCTTGTAACTTTCCCCGATAAGGCAAGTTAGTTCGTGTAAAGATTGCTATAAGAGCGAAAAAGCCATTAGACTGCTCTTAAAATTACACAATTACTCATTTTTGGTGTGTGAGGAAGCCCGTGTCAGTTCAAAAAATTCCACCTCAAAGTCGCCCTAGAAAAACATCCATTCGTCCCACCGCACGCAAAGACTACGCGCGCCAACATCGTCGTCGCTGGCTTGTGATTGGGGCGGGTTTAGCCGCCGTGGGAGTCGTTTCTGCCGCAGCAGGGGCTTTACTGGCATTCTCCCTCTCAGCAACACCCCTACGGCAATCTCAACTCTCGCCAGAAGAAGAAGCGGTCTTCCAGGATGAGGCAATCTCGACGCAAAATCTTAAATTGCCCTCTCTCACGCGCCCCGTTAACATTCTCTTCATCGGCACCAAGGTTTTATCCTCCGATATCGATCGCTCCACAGAAAAAGAGTTGGGTTACGATGCCCTCGTCAATTCCTTTGACGGCTTGGCGGATACCATGTTGTTGCTGCGCTTCGATCCCACAAAAGACAAATTAGCCATTATTTCCATTCCCCGCGATACAAAAACTCGCATTAAAGGGCATGGGATTACCAAGATTAATAACGCCAATTACTACGGCGGCCCTGCCCTCACCGCTAAAACGATTAGCGATCTGCTCGAAGGGGTTCAAATCGATCGCTACGTCAGAGTTAACGTTCAAGGGGTTGAAAAGCTGATTGATGCCCTGGGAGGCGTAGAAGTCTATGTCCCCAAAGACATGAAGTATACCGATCAAACCCAACACCTCTACATCGATCTTAAGGAAGGAGAACAGCGCCTAGACGGGGATAAGGCGATGCAATTCTTGCGCTTTCGCTACGATAAATATGGCGATATCGGGCGGGTACAGCGACAGCAAGCGCTGATTCGGGCGACGATCGAACAGGCGTTGAAACCGAGTACCTTGGTACGAATTCCCAAAATTCTCAAGATTATCCAATCTCACATCGATACCAATTTGAGTGTAGAGGAATTGGTCGCCTTGGCAGGTTTTGCTGCCCATACCGAACGCTCGAAGGTGGAAATGACGATTGTTCCTGGGGATTTTAATGGCACGGGTCAAAATGGCGTGAGCTATTGGCTGCCCAACCGCCGTAAGATTCGGGAGGTCATGGCCCAGTACTTCGACCGAGGCTATAATGAGGTGACATCGACACTTCCCTCTGCCTTAAGCGTTGCGATTCAAGACAGTACCGGGCAACCCGAAGCAGTTCGGTCTTTGTTGACCATGCTGCAAAATGCGGGGTACCAAAATGTTTATGTGGATGCGGACTGGCACGAACCCCTGGAAATGACCCGCGTCATTGCCCAAAAAGGCGATCGCGAAAGCGCGGAAACTCTACAAACGAACTTAGGCTTTGGAGAGGTTCGAGTCGAAAGTACGGGTATCCTTAGCTCCGATCTTACGATTCAGTTAGGTAAGGATTGGCTAGATCGAGAAGACAGTCAAAGTCTTTTACCCAACGGCTTATAAACGCACAACGGGAAGAGTCTTGGGGTTAGAGAACCCCATTAAGGCAATTTGCTGATTAATTTTAAAGAGAGAGCGGTATGAATCCCAAGCCTGCTGTTGTAATTGCGGCAATTTTATTGGGCGCGCTCGCGCCCTTCCCCGGACACACAGCCCAAAAACCCACCTCCTTCAAGCAATCTGACTTCGTTTTAGCCGAAGAACTTCCCCCTTTTGAGGATGGTTATCGCATTGGCTATCAACTGGGACGCGATCTCGTAGAGATCCGCTTCGCGGCGCGCGGGCGAGAATACTATCAAAGCCGTGCGGGTTACAATCCACAGGTTCTAGGGATGGGCAATAGCACCCCCCCAGAAAACGAGCGCGATCGTCAAGGCATTGCTGGGTATCAAGCTGGCTTCCTGGCAGGTTTTCACGATGGTTACGCAGAAAACACTCAAGCAAGCATTGCAGAAATCGAGCGCTTCAACGACGGCTACGACCAAGGGTACCATTCCGGATTGGATGAAGCCCTTGCTTGTAAAAAAAATCCTGCCTGCGCCTATCGCCCGACACCGAATTCTCGCAAGCAGGAAGACAAATTTTACGACAATGGTTACAACATCGGCTATTGGCAAGGGTTCGAGCGAGGATGGAGCCTTGAGAAAGCTAATTGACGCTGGAGGTAAAACGAATTTTGAGATAATCATCCTCCATCCTTGCACCCGAAGGATTCAGGGCTGCTAACGCCTGGGGCAACACTAAATTGCGTCGATGATTGCCAATCCGAACATTTAACTCATCTCCCGTCTTATTCAGTTGAATTTTATCCTTGGTGATTCCAGGTAAATACAGTTCCAAGCTGTATCGATCTTTCTCTTGAACGACACGGATCGTATTTTCTTGGTAATAAACTTGAGCGGGATCTTCATCTGCATACAGCGTTTCTTTGAGACGTTCTAATGCCGCCAAACCACACATTTCTTCCGAAAATAGAGGAACTTCTTTCACCGGTAATGGGTGAAAGTTATCGTGAATCTCTTGCTTGTAAATTTTCTGATTCTCTTTCCAACGTTGGAAAAAAGGATCGGTAATTTCGTCGGGAATGATTCGATTCGCAACAACAAGATCCGTCGAAACATTGTATAAACTTAAGTACGCATGGGCGCGAAGAGACTCCTTAATTACCATCTTCTCCGGATTAGTCACTAACCGCACTGAAGTTTTTTGATTATCAGTTAAAACCTTCTCTAACGCCTCAATTTGTTCGTAAAATTCGTAAGGGGCATCCATCACCTCTTTATCCGGTAAAGAGAAGCCTGCAATAGGTTTAAAAAGCGGCTCCACTAAAGGTCTAAGAGCAACTGACATTCCCTGTAACGGCTTGTAAAATCTTCTCATGTACCATCCTCCCACTTCAGGAATGCTCAACAGCCGCAATGCAGTTCCAGTGGGTGCGGAGTCAATAATCAAAACATCATAAAACCCCTCGTCGTAATGGCGTTTCATGCGTACCAGACCAAAGATTTCGTCCATTCCAGGTAAAATAGCCAGTTCTTCTGCTTGTACGCCCTCCAATCCCCGCGCTTGCAAGACTTGAGTGATGTAGCGCTTCACTGCTCCCCAGTTTCCTTCCAACTCCATCAGTGCATCTAATTCCGCTCCCCAAAGATTGGGGCGTACCTGGGAGGGTTCGTGTCCCATCTCAAGGTCAAAACTATCGGCAAGGGAGTGAGCGGGGTCAGTACTGAGAACGAGGGTTTTATAACCTAACTCCGCACAACGGAGTCCTGTTGCTGCGGCAACAGAGGTTTTCCCAACGCCACCTTTACCGGTCATGAGGATTACGCGCATGAGTTGTATTTATCCTTCCCTGAGAAATATTTACATTATTTAACTTTAGCGGGTTTTGCTGGTAAAAAAATGTTGCTTGATGACATTGAAGCGAGAACAGTGCCAGTAATCGATATGGGAAACAATGCGTTCCTCATCGTTGAGTAGGAGTTCGCTGCGTCCGGGAATCACAATTCGAGGAGTCCAAGGAAGAGGTGTTGTCCAGCTTAGTGTCCATTCTGTCTTGACCTTCTGACCCGTGCGATGAATGTCGTGTAAGGTCAGGCAAACATCTTTGAACCAAGTTTTCATGAATTGAATCATGGACTGGTAGCGGGTCAAACCTCGAAATTCGGTGAGGGGATCTTTGAAGTAAACGTTGGGGTCGTAAATTTCGTAGGTTGGATTGTTGGGAAAACGCTGATAGTCTGCTTTAAGGGTTTGTAGAATATCCATGAGTTTGCAATTGGGGAGCGATCGACTGGGCTTTCTTCATCTTAACTTTACAAAATACCTACACATTTGAAGAAACGTAAATGACGTTAATAATACCTTCCAAATTCACGTAGGATGAAGAACAAAGAATACTTGGAAAGTAGTAATTTGCACTCTATCTCTTAAATTAATTCGATTATCCTTCACTAAAAGCCTGCCTCTTTGCAGAATTTACTGTGAATGAGAGCGTCTCGTCAAACATTGGTTAAGGGCTGAGTCTAAGCAAATTCTATTACTTTTAGTTTTCTTGAACCCCCGTTAAGCATTTCCTTTTCAAATCGGTTTCCCTGAAAATAGATTGTTGCAATTCGATCGCATTTGAAAGCGTAGGATAAAGCATTCTGTGAATATCTGTTTTTTTGTGAAGTTAGATTGAACTTCTGGGATTTTTAATGAAGATAAAAATTGATTGTTACGATTGGGATAACTTTAAATTCTAAATACATACTGTACGATCAACTCTTTATTGAAATATGTTTCTGTATCTGTTCAACCCAAACCTAGTGAGTAAGCCTATCGCAAGTACAGTAATTTCGATGGCGTGGGGAGGGGTAGCAGGGTTGAGTTGTTTTTTAGGGTTAGGCTGTTTTTTGCTTTTTTGGCTTAAGCTCGGACAAGCTCGGCAATTGTTGGAGCAGTTCAACGAACAACTCGAACATCTTTTTCAGCAATATTGGTTTCAATTAACCATTCTCAATCGGCAATTGCAGGAAGAGGTGAGCCTGCGCCAGCACCTAGAGCAACAGTTACAACAGCAGAAAGAGTTGATTTCGCCCCAACAAAGTCTCCCAAAATGCCAAGATTTTGAGCCAGAACTCACGATACAACTCCGACAACAGTCTGCGGTTGCTCAACTGGGTCAATGGGGATTGGAAGGAGTCGATCTCTCAACCTTGATGGATCGAGCGGTTGCGCTGGTTTCTCGCGTCCTTGAGGTTAAGTCTTGTCTGATTTTGGAAGTGTTACCCGATGATAGTGCTTTGTGGTTAAAAGCGGGAGTGGGTTGGCAAGCAGGTTGTGTTCGTCAGGCGACTTTAGGTGTAGGGACGCATTCTTGGGCAGATTATACTCTACGCTCTCAAGCATCGGTGCTTTTTGAAGATGCACGCCTAGAAACCCGTTTTACGATACCTCCCTTATTGCGCGATCGTCATCTTACGAGCGGTCTGAGTTGTGCGATTCCAGGAAAAAACAAATCGTTTGGGATATTGGGCGTTTTTAGCGCGCGTTATAGAGTGTTTGGCGATCGCGAACGGAATTTTCTCCAAGCGATTGCCAGCGTCCTCGCCACCGCAGTTGCCCGCCAGCAGGCAGAAGACGAACTCCAACTCATGAAGCGCGCGATCGAAGCCAGTAGCAATGGGATTATCATCTCCGATGCCATCGCGTCAAAAATGCCCGTTGTTTACGTCAATTCTCGCTTCGAGCAACTTACCGGATATGGAAAAAAAGACATTTTGGGGCGCAACTGTCGCTTTCTCCAAGGGGAAGAAACAGACCAACTGTCCCTTGAGAAACTGCGAAAGGCGCTTTCAGAAGGTCGAGAATGCTATACCGTTCTGCGGAACTATCGCAAGGATGGTTCCCTCTTCTGGAACGAACTTCATGTCGCCCCGGTACGCAACGCTCAGGGACATCTCACGCATTTTATCGGCATTCAAAACGATATTACCAAACGCAAACAACTAGAAGAAACCCTTCGTCTGGTGGTCGAACAAACCTCTAGCGTGACGGGGACAGCATTTTTCCGCGCGATCGTTAGCACCCTCTCCTCCTTACTTCACGTTCGCTATGTGGGAATTGCAGAACCAACCACTCCCAACTACGAACGAGTGCGAACGATCGCTTTTTGGGATGGAGAAAAGTTTAACGAGGGATTTGAATTTGCAATGGTAGGAACGCCTTGCGAAACCATTAGCGGGAAGCGCCCCATTCTCTATTCAGAAAACGTACAAGCTATCTTTCCAGAAGATGATTATCTTAAAGAACATAACATTGAAAGCTATTGGGGGATTGCACTCTTTGATACCGCAGGTCAACGCTCAGGTCATTTATTTCTGATGGACGATAAGCCGCTCGTTCCCACAGAATGGAGCGAATCCCTGCTGCAAATTTTAATCGATCGCGTCAGTGCCGAACTCGATCGGGTGCGGGTTGAGAATGCCTTGCGGGATGAAGAAGCTCGGCTTCGCACCATTCTCTCAGCCACTTCCGATGCCCTTTTGGTCGTCGATACCCAAGGCTATGTTCATTTTGCCAATCCCGCCGCCGCATCCCTTTTTGGTCGTTCGATTGAAGTGCTTACCGGATACTGGTTCGGTTCTATTTTTGTCATTGGAGACATGGCGGAAATTGAAATTTTGCAACCCACAGGGAAACTCATTCTTGCAGAAATGCGGGTAGAAGAAACCCTTTGGGATCGACAAAGCGCTTATTTAGCAACCTTAAGGGACGTGACCGAACGGAGGGATGCAGAAGCCAAATTGCGCGAGAGCGAGGAAAAATATCGTCACATCGTTCAAACTGCGTCCGAGGGAATTTTGACGACCAATGCCGATGATAAAATTGCATTCGCGAATCAACAAATTGCTCAAATGCTCGGTTATCAGTCCGATGAGATGGTTGGAAAAACCCTTTTAGATTTTGTAGATAAAACCGATCGCGCAATGGTTGAGACACACCTCAATCGCTGTCAAGGAGAACGAGAAGAACAGTATGACTTTAGGCTGCGCTGCAAAGATGGAAGCGATCTTTGGGTGATTATTTCTGCAAGACCTTTCTTTGATAGCGAAGGGAACTACGCGGGAACCTTAAAAATGCTCACGGATATTACCGAACGCAAGCGAGTCGAAGCGCAACTGCATCACCATGCGTTTTACGATCCCCTCACGGATTTACCCAATCGATCGTTATTTATAAATCGGCTCAAGCGCACCATTCGCCGCTCGAAACGACACGGAGGCTATCCCTTTGCCGTCCTTTTTATGGACTTAGATGATTTCAAAGTGATTAATAATAGCCTCGGTCACATGGTCGGCGATCGATTTTTAATTGCGATTGCCCGTCGTCTCGAAGCCTGTCTGAATTCGAGCGATATCCTCGCGCGCTTGGGGGGGGATGAGTTTACGATTTTGTTAGAAGAAGTCCGGGATGTTGGGGACGCGATCGCGTTAGCCAAAAAAATCCATAAAATCCTCCAAGATCCGTTTGAAGTCGATAGCCGCGAGATTTTTACCAACGCGAGTATTGGAATTGCCCTGAGTAATAGCGAGTACCACTATCCCGAAGATTTTCTGAGAGATGCAGATGCAGCAATGTATAAAGCCAAAGCTCTTGGGAAAGCGCAATATGCAGTCTTTGACAGGGAAATGCACGAAAAAATCCTAGGGCGCTTGCACCTCGAAACCGACCTGCGGCGTGCCATAGAACGCCAAGAACTACTGGTATTTTATCAACCGATC
It encodes:
- a CDS encoding TRC40/GET3/ArsA family transport-energizing ATPase, whose product is MRVILMTGKGGVGKTSVAAATGLRCAELGYKTLVLSTDPAHSLADSFDLEMGHEPSQVRPNLWGAELDALMELEGNWGAVKRYITQVLQARGLEGVQAEELAILPGMDEIFGLVRMKRHYDEGFYDVLIIDSAPTGTALRLLSIPEVGGWYMRRFYKPLQGMSVALRPLVEPLFKPIAGFSLPDKEVMDAPYEFYEQIEALEKVLTDNQKTSVRLVTNPEKMVIKESLRAHAYLSLYNVSTDLVVANRIIPDEITDPFFQRWKENQKIYKQEIHDNFHPLPVKEVPLFSEEMCGLAALERLKETLYADEDPAQVYYQENTIRVVQEKDRYSLELYLPGITKDKIQLNKTGDELNVRIGNHRRNLVLPQALAALNPSGARMEDDYLKIRFTSSVN
- a CDS encoding DUF2358 domain-containing protein, coding for MDILQTLKADYQRFPNNPTYEIYDPNVYFKDPLTEFRGLTRYQSMIQFMKTWFKDVCLTLHDIHRTGQKVKTEWTLSWTTPLPWTPRIVIPGRSELLLNDEERIVSHIDYWHCSRFNVIKQHFFTSKTR
- a CDS encoding EAL domain-containing protein; the encoded protein is MSKPIASTVISMAWGGVAGLSCFLGLGCFLLFWLKLGQARQLLEQFNEQLEHLFQQYWFQLTILNRQLQEEVSLRQHLEQQLQQQKELISPQQSLPKCQDFEPELTIQLRQQSAVAQLGQWGLEGVDLSTLMDRAVALVSRVLEVKSCLILEVLPDDSALWLKAGVGWQAGCVRQATLGVGTHSWADYTLRSQASVLFEDARLETRFTIPPLLRDRHLTSGLSCAIPGKNKSFGILGVFSARYRVFGDRERNFLQAIASVLATAVARQQAEDELQLMKRAIEASSNGIIISDAIASKMPVVYVNSRFEQLTGYGKKDILGRNCRFLQGEETDQLSLEKLRKALSEGRECYTVLRNYRKDGSLFWNELHVAPVRNAQGHLTHFIGIQNDITKRKQLEETLRLVVEQTSSVTGTAFFRAIVSTLSSLLHVRYVGIAEPTTPNYERVRTIAFWDGEKFNEGFEFAMVGTPCETISGKRPILYSENVQAIFPEDDYLKEHNIESYWGIALFDTAGQRSGHLFLMDDKPLVPTEWSESLLQILIDRVSAELDRVRVENALRDEEARLRTILSATSDALLVVDTQGYVHFANPAAASLFGRSIEVLTGYWFGSIFVIGDMAEIEILQPTGKLILAEMRVEETLWDRQSAYLATLRDVTERRDAEAKLRESEEKYRHIVQTASEGILTTNADDKIAFANQQIAQMLGYQSDEMVGKTLLDFVDKTDRAMVETHLNRCQGEREEQYDFRLRCKDGSDLWVIISARPFFDSEGNYAGTLKMLTDITERKRVEAQLHHHAFYDPLTDLPNRSLFINRLKRTIRRSKRHGGYPFAVLFMDLDDFKVINNSLGHMVGDRFLIAIARRLEACLNSSDILARLGGDEFTILLEEVRDVGDAIALAKKIHKILQDPFEVDSREIFTNASIGIALSNSEYHYPEDFLRDADAAMYKAKALGKAQYAVFDREMHEKILGRLHLETDLRRAIERQELLVFYQPIVCLKTSNLLGFEALVRWQHPERGLISPTEFIAIAEETGLIISLDRWVLREACSQRVRWQSQFPHLPPLTISANLSSQQFKHPNLARQIQEILRQTRLDGRYLKLEITESLLMDSTQSAIQMLHQLRAMKIQLSIDDFGTGYSSFSYLHRLPVNTLKIDRSFIQQMNGHDSKSEIVKAIINLAHTLDMDTIAEGIETVAQFRQLEAMNCEYGQGYFFAKPLSSQGATALIAQSIPQERDRAS